In the genome of Notamacropus eugenii isolate mMacEug1 chromosome 5, mMacEug1.pri_v2, whole genome shotgun sequence, one region contains:
- the LOC140507689 gene encoding uncharacterized protein, giving the protein MMEPGPPPHPAISLGPAGSPQPRHVGRRSGRKRGGSCKDAGGDGRTDQEMGVGSESASYGSTGAAVGAALPHHKLPEGEEQRDGQRRSHSSPPFPREPGDPPPQPNLLKCASLSAEARERDSVTCRVRARARAGLVVGSALAPQFPRFGVTEVNLPNDSAKGEGRGHTQSQRLSAGGGRGGGARQGGHEECGGRAGPGRDRREVRTVPTAAGACHLWTPHLQPRCLGVGPRIPRSPPPPPPTDPPIVCAQPPEIILIMLPFRSLPTALTRALSQVDSSPAEKQGCSVPSPAGYRQRPSQGLAPGATCARISHSPLPPLHRMSTLWPRKR; this is encoded by the exons ATGATGGAGCCGGGGCCGCCGCCTCACCCAGCGATCTCCTTAGGCCCCGCGGGCTCCCCGCAGCCCAGACACGTAGGGCGGAGGAGCGGCAGGAAGCGGGGGGGATCCTGCAAAGATGCGGGTGGAGACGGACGGACCGAccaggagatgggggtggggtcgGAGTCGGCCTCGTACGGCTCGACAGGAGCGGCGGTCGGCGCCGCCCTTCCGCACCACAAGCTACCCGAGGGAGAGGAGCAGAGGGACGGACAGCGCCGCAGCCACTCCTCGCCCCCTTTTCCCAGAGAGCCTGGAGATCCGCCGCCGCAGCCGAACCTGCTCAAGTGCGCGAGCCTCTCCGCTGAGGCGCGCGAGCGCGACAGCGTGACGTGCCGCGTGCGTGCGCGAGCACGGGCGGGGCTGGTGGTCGGGAGCGCGCTTGCTCCCCAGTTTCCCAGGTTCGGC GTGACCGAGGTGAATTTGCCCAATGACAGCGCGAAAGGAGAGGGCAGAGGACACACGCAGAGCCAGCGGCTCAGCGCCGGCGGGGGCAGAGGCGGCGGCGCGCGCCAGGGCGGCCATGAAGAGTGTGGCGGGAGGGCGGGGCCTGGCCGAGACCGGCGGGAGGTCCGAACGGTTCCAACGGCGGCGGGGGCGTGCCACCTGTGGACACCCCACCTCCAGCCCCGCTGTCTGGGAGTCGGGCCTCGGATTCCTCGCTCGCCTCCTCCGCCCCCCCCCACCGACCCGCCCATCGTCTGCGCCCAGCCCCCGGAAATAATCCTAATAATGCTGCCATTCAGAAGTTTGCCAACCGCCTTAACACGTGCGTTATCTCAGGTGGACTCCAGCCCCGCCGAGAAGCAGGGCTGCAGCGTCCCTTCCCCCGCCGGTTACCGCCAGAGGCCTAGCCAGGGCCTGGCGCCCGGGGCCACGTGCGCCAGGAtctcccactcccccctccctccgcTGCATCGCATGTCTACGCTCTGGCCTCGCAAACGTTAG